The Sedimentisphaera salicampi genome includes a region encoding these proteins:
- a CDS encoding FeoA family protein, translating to MKLTEVPAGKICTIKSISAEDRYLKRFVEMGLRAGACVKVLRFAPLGDPIEVKLGNAFISIRCENAGNIEVDLADISN from the coding sequence ATGAAGCTTACTGAAGTGCCTGCGGGCAAAATTTGCACGATAAAAAGCATATCTGCAGAAGACAGATATCTAAAGCGTTTCGTAGAAATGGGGCTCCGAGCAGGGGCTTGCGTTAAAGTTCTTCGTTTTGCGCCTTTGGGAGATCCGATAGAAGTAAAACTCGGCAATGCCTTTATCTCAATCAGGTGCGAGAATGCGGGGAACATTGAAGTGGATCTTGCGGATATATCAAATTGA
- a CDS encoding LamG domain-containing protein, producing the protein MKKIVFVLTALLIFTAGAAMAEDHYWSGGDPNNNLISDPDNYWGDKGVPAPGDILYFDNKWSPLMEMDSTVDLEVNQAYLGKATADGVFEMNVSGGSLNVSDKFVMCKDNRSGMEATLNMSGGTISTGGWFTLGGQTKAAVNMTGGLLDVGTKLAMGMYGDASGVLNLDGGTVIAGEIDIRGQSTTEPTVVNISDGTLIIDGDQVSQVNDYVNNGKIVSTKQDLGIAAEYDEENDETIVTASLELTFASNPIPANNSAGIDYDRDMLDWTAGIEADKHDVYLGYNEADVEAADTSSDLYLGRIDPNEIAVDYIMGLTHYWRVDEVSADGTEIWTGDVWSFTPQETFMIDDFEDYTGDEGNRVYQTWHDGVGYSTPVVVPGNGTGSQVGYPESPYVEQSGFAHGQMMPVYYNNDEAPYYSLVTKTFDTVQDFTREEIQAVGFNFKGSEDNDVEPIYLILEDDLGNQAKLSYAGDVDDIAFGPIVNWDSGFKFNADLADASPQGVDLTQVKKIHIQIGEETASAPAGSGMVLIDNVSIQSPRCVWDSTGDGTPDSFLQTADFNHDCVVDEDDMLYMAGQWLESENVITAEQPDQAHKLVHYDFNGITDPNTIFDISGNGYDAYPSSAEETAVVQSSGGYNGSGYADFDGNFHFLIPGEVFSSVTDQVSVSMWLKVPDNGEWRDVMRAYRSDWGDQSVRINLTPDKIVRFFSGSGDGELDGVTEYYPSDADQRWVHYAFVKDAGASKATIYIDGLPAEINYGADTEIIGSEIVNASLGGVREGTWSRMEGDMDEVQIYDYALAPAEILYLADVSSTTIPLPDNSADVDDSGEINLPDYALMAGEWLQTELWPEPLY; encoded by the coding sequence ATGAAAAAAATAGTATTCGTTTTAACAGCACTTCTAATCTTTACCGCCGGCGCAGCAATGGCGGAAGACCATTACTGGAGCGGCGGAGACCCGAACAACAATCTCATAAGCGACCCAGACAACTACTGGGGCGACAAAGGCGTTCCTGCGCCAGGAGATATTCTTTATTTCGACAACAAGTGGAGTCCGCTGATGGAGATGGACTCAACTGTTGATCTTGAGGTGAATCAGGCTTATCTCGGAAAAGCCACTGCAGACGGTGTTTTCGAGATGAATGTATCCGGCGGAAGCCTGAATGTCAGCGATAAATTCGTGATGTGTAAAGATAATAGAAGCGGTATGGAAGCAACTCTCAACATGAGCGGCGGAACCATTTCCACCGGCGGCTGGTTTACCCTCGGCGGTCAGACAAAAGCCGCTGTCAACATGACTGGCGGGCTGCTTGATGTGGGCACAAAGCTTGCGATGGGTATGTACGGCGATGCTTCGGGGGTCTTGAATCTCGACGGCGGCACCGTTATAGCTGGAGAGATTGATATAAGAGGCCAGAGCACAACAGAGCCTACAGTAGTTAATATCTCCGATGGAACTCTCATTATTGACGGCGATCAAGTTTCTCAAGTTAATGATTATGTTAACAACGGAAAGATTGTTTCAACCAAGCAGGATCTCGGGATTGCAGCGGAATATGATGAAGAGAACGACGAAACCATAGTTACTGCGAGCCTTGAGCTTACTTTTGCAAGCAATCCGATCCCCGCAAACAACAGCGCAGGTATTGATTACGACCGCGATATGCTCGACTGGACTGCCGGCATAGAGGCCGATAAGCACGATGTTTACCTCGGTTATAATGAGGCAGACGTAGAGGCGGCAGACACAAGCTCCGATCTTTATCTGGGCAGAATAGACCCGAACGAGATCGCTGTTGACTACATTATGGGTCTCACGCACTACTGGAGAGTAGATGAAGTGAGCGCAGACGGCACAGAGATCTGGACCGGCGATGTTTGGTCTTTCACCCCGCAGGAAACGTTTATGATTGATGATTTCGAGGATTACACCGGCGATGAAGGCAATAGGGTGTACCAAACATGGCACGACGGCGTTGGCTATTCAACTCCCGTGGTTGTCCCGGGCAATGGAACTGGCTCGCAGGTAGGATATCCTGAATCACCTTATGTGGAACAGAGCGGCTTTGCACACGGCCAGATGATGCCGGTGTACTACAACAACGACGAGGCCCCATACTACTCACTGGTAACAAAAACGTTTGACACGGTTCAGGATTTCACCAGAGAGGAAATCCAGGCTGTTGGGTTCAATTTCAAGGGAAGCGAAGATAACGACGTCGAGCCGATTTATCTCATCTTAGAAGACGACCTTGGCAATCAGGCAAAGCTCAGCTACGCTGGTGATGTTGATGATATTGCTTTCGGCCCTATTGTAAACTGGGATTCAGGCTTCAAATTCAATGCAGACCTTGCAGATGCCTCCCCTCAGGGCGTTGATCTTACTCAGGTGAAGAAGATTCACATTCAGATTGGCGAGGAAACCGCCTCAGCTCCTGCAGGCAGCGGAATGGTTCTGATTGATAATGTTTCGATACAATCTCCTCGCTGCGTTTGGGACTCCACAGGCGACGGCACGCCCGACTCATTCCTCCAGACAGCAGACTTCAACCACGACTGCGTGGTAGATGAGGATGATATGCTGTATATGGCAGGTCAGTGGCTGGAATCAGAGAATGTTATTACCGCTGAACAGCCCGATCAGGCTCACAAACTCGTACATTACGACTTCAACGGCATAACCGATCCGAACACAATCTTCGATATCTCAGGAAACGGCTACGATGCCTATCCTTCATCAGCGGAAGAGACCGCAGTTGTTCAGTCTTCAGGCGGGTATAACGGCAGCGGCTATGCAGACTTCGACGGAAACTTCCACTTCCTCATCCCGGGAGAGGTCTTCAGCAGCGTTACAGATCAGGTTTCTGTTTCAATGTGGCTGAAGGTTCCTGATAACGGTGAGTGGCGTGATGTTATGAGAGCCTACAGGAGCGACTGGGGCGATCAGTCTGTAAGAATCAATCTTACGCCGGACAAAATAGTCAGATTCTTCTCAGGCTCAGGAGATGGTGAGCTGGATGGTGTTACCGAGTACTATCCTTCAGATGCAGATCAGAGATGGGTTCACTACGCATTTGTTAAAGATGCTGGTGCATCCAAGGCAACTATATATATAGACGGTCTGCCCGCTGAAATAAACTATGGCGCTGATACTGAGATTATAGGCAGCGAGATTGTCAATGCCAGCCTCGGCGGCGTTAGAGAAGGCACATGGTCTCGTATGGAAGGTGATATGGATGAGGTGCAGATCTACGACTATGCCCTTGCTCCAGCGGAAATCCTCTATCTTGCAGACGTTTCCAGCACAACGATCCCGCTTCCAGACAACAGCGCTGATGTTGATGACAGCGGCGAGATAAACCTCCCCGATTATGCACTGATGGCAGGCGAATGGCTTCAAACAGAGCTCTGGCCTGAACCGCTTTACTAA
- a CDS encoding substrate-binding domain-containing protein translates to MFDPRSILLVIDRTKSNGRELLKGISSYGRVVKNLRFKIIDAEIATELKEHAFIKYVSQEAKGVSGIIMVESVYIDSLPDFGVPTILASASRGFAKGDYLIQVNNQMVAREAVKHLVSYGHSYFGYVGLQDFDWCNARFEHFKQIVENQCKGLRSFFYEPPGKYTMKEPFRAGMEKWLDSIPKPIGIFACSDFCGKHVIEACKRLDIKVPDEVSVLGVDNDDLICNFTTPTLSSINLKTRDCGFEAAKLLVKLMDGEKCPPATLHVEPGRISVRQSTDFIAVRDQSVAKALRFIRDNVMLPIQTEDVCDEVCCSRQFLYNKFKRHLKCSVHDYIRRCRIRKICELLIETNMTISEIAYKMHFPDPDHVSRYFKKQKGISPTQYRRDLRTERTG, encoded by the coding sequence TTGTTTGACCCTCGCTCAATACTTTTAGTTATAGACAGAACAAAAAGCAATGGACGAGAGCTGCTCAAGGGAATCAGCAGCTACGGGAGGGTTGTAAAAAATCTCCGTTTCAAAATTATTGATGCAGAAATCGCCACAGAGCTCAAAGAACACGCTTTCATAAAATACGTCTCACAAGAGGCGAAAGGCGTTAGCGGGATAATTATGGTGGAATCTGTTTATATCGATTCGCTCCCCGATTTCGGAGTGCCGACAATTCTCGCTTCCGCTTCAAGAGGCTTTGCCAAAGGCGATTATCTGATACAGGTGAACAATCAGATGGTTGCGCGTGAGGCCGTCAAACACCTCGTTAGCTACGGACATTCATACTTCGGATACGTTGGCCTGCAGGATTTCGACTGGTGCAACGCAAGATTCGAGCATTTCAAGCAGATAGTTGAAAATCAGTGCAAGGGGCTGCGGAGTTTTTTTTACGAGCCTCCCGGGAAATACACAATGAAGGAGCCTTTCCGTGCCGGGATGGAAAAATGGCTTGATTCTATCCCGAAACCTATTGGAATATTTGCCTGCAGCGACTTCTGCGGCAAACACGTTATAGAGGCCTGCAAGAGGCTGGATATTAAAGTTCCTGATGAGGTTTCTGTGCTGGGAGTGGATAATGATGATCTGATCTGCAATTTCACAACGCCGACACTCTCCAGCATAAACCTGAAAACCAGAGACTGCGGCTTTGAAGCTGCAAAACTTCTCGTGAAATTGATGGATGGAGAGAAATGCCCGCCTGCAACGCTCCACGTTGAACCGGGGAGAATTTCTGTAAGGCAGTCAACAGATTTTATAGCTGTGAGAGATCAGAGCGTTGCAAAAGCCCTTCGATTTATTAGAGACAATGTTATGCTGCCCATACAAACAGAAGATGTTTGCGATGAAGTGTGCTGCTCAAGGCAGTTCCTGTACAACAAATTCAAAAGACACCTGAAATGCTCTGTACACGATTATATCCGAAGGTGCAGAATCAGAAAAATCTGTGAGCTGCTTATTGAAACAAATATGACTATCTCCGAAATTGCCTATAAAATGCACTTCCCAGACCCTGACCACGTATCAAGGTATTTCAAGAAACAAAAGGGTATTTCACCAACGCAGTACCGAAGAGACCTCCGTACTGAAAGAACAGGCTGA